The genomic segment GCGTCCGCCGGACTACCGGAAGTTCCGGCGGGCCTGAGGTGGCCGACGTTTTCGTCGGGGGCCGGGCGGTCCCCACCGGTGGCGGAGAGCCGATCGAGGTACGGAATCCGGCGAACGGCCGGATCGTGGACGCGGTGCCGGACGGCGGAGCCGACCTCGTCGACCGGGCGGTCGCCGCCGCCGGCGCGGCGTTCGCGGCCTGGCGGCGGGTGCCGGGCGCCCGCCGCGGCGACCTCCTGTACGAGGCCGCGAACGCGGTCGAGGCGCAGATCCCCGAGCTGGCTCCGCTGCTCACCGCCGAACACGGCAAACCGCTGCACGAGTCCACGATGGAGCTGGCGCGGTTCGTGAAGAGTTTGAAGCACTACGCCGGGCTCGGGCGCAACCTGCCGGGCAGGTCGGTGGCGGACCTGGACGAGGAGAGCACCGGTATCGTGCTCACCCGCCCGCTCGGCGTCGTCGGCATCCTCGTCCGGTGGAACTACCCGGTCACGCTGCTCGGCAAGAAGCTCGGGCCGGCGCTGGTCACCGGCAACACGGTGGTCGCCAAGCCCGACGAGTCGACCCCGCTGACGACCCTGCGGATCGCCCAGCTGATGCACGCGGCCGGCCTGCCGGACGGGGTGTTCAACGTCGTCACCGGCTTCGGCGAGAGCACCGGCGCCGCCCTGGTCGACCACCCCGACGTCGCGAAGATCGCGTTCACCGGTTCCAATCCCAACGGCGAGCGGGTGATGGCCGCCGCGGCCGGCCGGCTGGCCCGGGTCACCGCCGAGCTGGGCGGCTCCGATCCGCTCATCGTCGACGCCGACGCCGACATCGCGGCGGCGGTCAGCGCGGCGAGCTGGGGCCGGTTCTTCAACTGCGGCCAGGCGTGCCTGGCGGTCAAGCGGGTCTACGCCCACGAGTCCGTCTACGACGAGGTGGTGGCCCGGCTGGTCGAGAAGACCCGCAAGCTGGTCGTCGGACCCGGCGACCGGCCCGGGGTCACGGTCGGGCCGATGCACGGCGAGCGGGTCCGTGCCCGCCTCCTCGACCAGCTCGCCGGCACCCTCGCCGGTGGCGCGCGGGTGGTGGCCGGCGGCGAGGTGCCCACCGGCGAGCCGTTCGACGCCGGCTGGTTCATGCAGCCCACCATCGTGGTCGACGCCGGCCACGACGCGCCGGTCGCCACCGAGGACACCTTCGGGCCGGTGCTGCCGGTCTGGCCGGTCGCCGATCTCGACGAGGCGATCGCACTGGCGAACGCCTCCCGGTACGGCATCGCCAGCTCGGTCTGGACCCGGGACCTCAACGCCGCCCTGCACGCGGCCCGCAGTCTGCACAGCGGCTACGTCTGGGTGAACAGCCGGACCCGGGTCTACGACGAGCTGCCGTTCGGCGGGGTCAAGCAGAGCGGCTACGGCAAGGACCACGGCCCGGAGGCGCTCGACTTCTACCAGGACGTCACGTCCGTGGTGCTGTCACCCGGCTGAACACGTCCCGGTCCAGGTCGGCCTCCTCCAGATGCCACAACGCGTCGAGCAGGTCGGCGCAGCGGTCGACCCCGAGCACCGGCTCGACCAGGGATCGGAACTTGG from the Solwaraspora sp. WMMD1047 genome contains:
- a CDS encoding aldehyde dehydrogenase family protein; this translates as MADVFVGGRAVPTGGGEPIEVRNPANGRIVDAVPDGGADLVDRAVAAAGAAFAAWRRVPGARRGDLLYEAANAVEAQIPELAPLLTAEHGKPLHESTMELARFVKSLKHYAGLGRNLPGRSVADLDEESTGIVLTRPLGVVGILVRWNYPVTLLGKKLGPALVTGNTVVAKPDESTPLTTLRIAQLMHAAGLPDGVFNVVTGFGESTGAALVDHPDVAKIAFTGSNPNGERVMAAAAGRLARVTAELGGSDPLIVDADADIAAAVSAASWGRFFNCGQACLAVKRVYAHESVYDEVVARLVEKTRKLVVGPGDRPGVTVGPMHGERVRARLLDQLAGTLAGGARVVAGGEVPTGEPFDAGWFMQPTIVVDAGHDAPVATEDTFGPVLPVWPVADLDEAIALANASRYGIASSVWTRDLNAALHAARSLHSGYVWVNSRTRVYDELPFGGVKQSGYGKDHGPEALDFYQDVTSVVLSPG